The Archocentrus centrarchus isolate MPI-CPG fArcCen1 chromosome 7, fArcCen1, whole genome shotgun sequence genome window below encodes:
- the taf11 gene encoding transcription initiation factor TFIID subunit 11: MADPARIKTDDIPERTTSADEKHLKSEESENAPVTEKPANENIELSSQDQPKEIKHETQGGEDEEEGTSGQPPSKRLKVEPEKKKEKRHKVDEDEIQKMQVLVSSFSEEQLNRYEMYRRSAFPKAAIKRLIQSITGSSVSQNVVIAMSGIAKVFAGEIVEEALDVCEKWGDTPPLQPKHMREAVRRLKSRDQIPNTKHKNILFH, translated from the exons ATGGCAGACCCTGCACGGATCAAGACCGATGATATACCTGAGAGGACAACCTCTGCCGACGAGAAGCACCTGAAATCAGAGGAAAGTGAAAATGCTCCTGTCACAGAAAAACCTGCAAATGAAAACATAGAGTTGTCTTCGCAAGATCAGCCTAAAGAGATTAAACAT GAAACACAAGGGGGAGAAGATGAGGAAGAGGGAACCTCTGGCCAGCCTCCTTCTAAAAGGTTAAAGGTAGAACCcgagaagaaaaaggagaagcGCCACAAGGTTGATGAAGATGAAATACAGAAGATGCA ggtTTTGGTTTCATCCTTTTCTGAAGAGCAGCTGAATCGCTATGAGATGTACAGGCGTTCTGCATTCCCTAAGGCTGCCATTAAAAGG CTCATCCAGTCCATAACAGGGTCATCAGTGTCCCAGAATGTGGTTATTGCCATGTCTGGTATTGCAAAGGTCTTTGCTGGGGAAATCGTTGAGGAAG CACTGGATGTTTGTGAGAAGTGGGGTGATACACCACCACTTCAGCCTAAGCACATGAGGGAAGCAGTGAGGAGGCTGAAGAGCAGAGATCAGATTcctaacacaaaacacaagaacattctctttcactga